The Saccharothrix variisporea genome has a segment encoding these proteins:
- a CDS encoding pyridoxal phosphate-dependent aminotransferase yields MFVRIPALAARHGAINLAQGVFDHGPPAELLAALAAVSADPGVHQYMPSAGVLALREAVASGYSAETEVTVTAGATEALHCTMAALLSPGDEALVVEPAYEQYAPAVVAAGGVPVPVRLTSLDGSFASLLAGAVTPRTRVVVVNSPWNPLGRVLTDDEWDALAELASSRGIVVVSDETYEQLLTSRPRGVLDVVADPELRVKISSVSKSLAATGWRVGWAIAGPGLTRRIRAVHQYVTFCPAVPLQVAAASVLGASTVDSVTGAVAAGLHERAGWFADALTGIGIATKPAASPFYLLADVGEPASEWCDRVVVDGGVAALPLSVFYSAPVPEVDRWVRFAVCKRQETLEEAATRLATRH; encoded by the coding sequence ATGTTCGTGCGCATCCCGGCGCTGGCCGCCCGGCACGGCGCGATCAACCTGGCGCAGGGCGTCTTCGACCACGGCCCCCCGGCCGAGCTGTTGGCGGCGTTGGCCGCCGTCTCGGCGGACCCCGGCGTGCACCAGTACATGCCGAGCGCGGGTGTCCTCGCTTTGCGCGAGGCGGTGGCGTCGGGGTACTCGGCGGAGACCGAGGTGACCGTCACGGCCGGGGCGACGGAGGCGTTGCACTGCACCATGGCTGCTCTCTTGTCGCCCGGTGACGAGGCTTTGGTGGTGGAGCCCGCTTACGAGCAGTACGCGCCGGCTGTGGTGGCGGCTGGTGGTGTGCCGGTGCCCGTGCGGCTGACGTCGTTGGACGGGTCTTTCGCTTCGTTGTTGGCGGGGGCGGTTACTCCGCGGACCCGGGTTGTCGTGGTGAACAGCCCGTGGAACCCGTTGGGGCGAGTGCTGACCGACGACGAGTGGGACGCGTTGGCCGAGTTGGCTTCCTCGCGCGGCATCGTGGTCGTGTCGGACGAGACGTACGAGCAGTTGCTGACCTCACGGCCGCGCGGTGTGCTGGACGTGGTCGCCGATCCCGAGTTGCGGGTGAAGATCTCGTCGGTGTCGAAGTCGTTGGCGGCCACCGGGTGGCGCGTCGGGTGGGCCATCGCCGGACCCGGGTTGACGCGGCGGATCCGGGCGGTGCACCAGTACGTCACGTTCTGCCCGGCCGTGCCGTTGCAGGTGGCGGCGGCGTCCGTGCTGGGCGCGTCCACTGTGGACAGCGTGACCGGTGCGGTCGCGGCCGGTCTGCACGAGCGGGCCGGGTGGTTCGCGGACGCGCTGACCGGCATCGGGATCGCGACCAAGCCGGCGGCCTCGCCGTTCTACCTGCTGGCGGACGTGGGGGAACCGGCGTCGGAGTGGTGCGACCGGGTGGTCGTGGACGGCGGGGTGGCGGCGCTGCCGCTGTCGGTGTTCTACTCCGCGCCGGTGCCGGAGGTGGACCGGTGGGTGCGGTTCGCGGTGTGCAAGCGGCAGGAGACGCTGGAGGAAGCCGCCACCCGCCTGGCCACCCGCCACTGA
- a CDS encoding APC family permease, whose translation MAERGVSQSAGLTRRQAIPLAIGSVAGSGILFLPSAVYAEAGGNSLLVWLLSTVVCLPMLLMFEDMVRANPDGDGIEAFIRDGLGAVFGRCVPLMFLALVVVGLPSGAMVAGRYVAQALGAGSLVAVVAAAAVLVAAVASNLAGVKTSARVQNAGTWALVAMAAVLIVAAIPDVSSGLPAVTPDVSSLGVLLPGVVLAFWAFAGFENLTFLSREFRDPRRDFLPVSATALGVYGLFTILLTVAIAVRIPRGEVDEVTGLLQLARTIEPRQLVVLAVTVIAFGAMVLNAVAWVWGVSRLVQGAGASGILPRSLAVTSGSGVPRRAVFLLSGLFLVVGTVLVVWPGVVVDAVATASAIFIVLYLLSIVSYARVRGFTVRSVLNLVLLLVLAASLVQSGWRSLYAVVVLAVALTVQVVRSRRGSGPATER comes from the coding sequence ATGGCAGAGCGAGGCGTCAGCCAGTCCGCAGGGTTAACCAGGCGGCAGGCGATCCCGTTGGCGATCGGGTCGGTGGCGGGGTCGGGGATCCTGTTCCTGCCCTCCGCGGTCTACGCCGAGGCGGGCGGGAACAGCCTGCTGGTGTGGCTGCTGTCCACGGTGGTGTGCCTGCCCATGCTGTTGATGTTCGAGGACATGGTCCGCGCCAACCCCGATGGCGACGGCATCGAGGCGTTCATCCGGGACGGCCTGGGCGCGGTGTTCGGGCGGTGCGTGCCGCTGATGTTCCTGGCGCTGGTCGTGGTCGGCCTGCCGTCCGGGGCGATGGTGGCCGGGCGGTACGTGGCGCAGGCGCTGGGCGCCGGGTCGCTGGTGGCGGTGGTCGCGGCGGCGGCGGTGCTGGTGGCGGCGGTGGCGTCCAACCTGGCCGGGGTGAAGACGTCGGCGCGGGTGCAGAACGCGGGCACGTGGGCGCTGGTGGCGATGGCGGCGGTGCTGATCGTGGCCGCCATCCCGGACGTGTCCTCGGGGCTGCCTGCCGTGACGCCGGACGTGTCGTCGCTGGGGGTGCTGCTGCCGGGGGTGGTGCTGGCGTTCTGGGCGTTCGCGGGGTTCGAGAACCTGACGTTCCTGTCCCGCGAGTTCCGGGACCCGCGGCGCGACTTCCTTCCGGTGTCGGCGACGGCGCTGGGCGTGTACGGGCTGTTCACCATCCTGTTGACGGTAGCCATCGCGGTGCGCATCCCGCGCGGCGAGGTGGACGAGGTGACCGGGCTGCTGCAGCTGGCCCGGACCATCGAGCCCCGGCAACTGGTGGTGCTGGCGGTGACGGTGATCGCGTTCGGCGCGATGGTGCTCAACGCGGTGGCGTGGGTGTGGGGGGTGTCGCGGCTGGTGCAGGGCGCCGGCGCGTCCGGCATCCTGCCGCGCTCGCTGGCGGTGACGTCCGGCTCGGGGGTGCCGCGCCGGGCGGTGTTCCTGTTGTCCGGGCTGTTCCTGGTGGTGGGGACGGTGCTGGTGGTGTGGCCGGGCGTCGTGGTGGACGCGGTGGCGACGGCGTCGGCGATCTTCATCGTGCTGTACCTGCTGTCGATCGTGTCCTACGCGCGGGTGCGCGGGTTCACCGTGCGCTCGGTGCTGAACCTGGTGCTGCTGCTGGTGCTGGCGGCGAGCCTGGTGCAGTCCGGGTGGCGGTCGCTGTACGCGGTGGTGGTGCTGGCGGTCGCGCTGACCGTGCAGGTGGTGCGGAGCCGGAGGGGTTCCGGTCCCGCGACGGAGAGGTAG
- a CDS encoding VOC family protein: MSVKMFVNLPITDQAKSIAFFEAIGFRHNPKFTGEDSTCIVFGDDVYAMLVSHEFFKTTSKREVADAATVAEAVIALGVDSRDEVDALVDKAVAAGGRDGDTQDHGFMYGRGFTDLDGHQWEIFWMDPAAAE, translated from the coding sequence ATGTCCGTCAAGATGTTCGTCAACCTGCCGATCACCGACCAGGCCAAGTCCATCGCCTTCTTCGAGGCCATCGGCTTCCGGCACAACCCGAAGTTCACCGGCGAGGACTCCACCTGCATCGTCTTCGGCGACGACGTCTACGCGATGCTGGTCAGCCACGAGTTCTTCAAGACCACCAGCAAGCGCGAGGTCGCCGACGCGGCCACCGTCGCCGAAGCCGTCATCGCCCTGGGCGTCGACAGCCGGGACGAGGTGGACGCCCTGGTGGACAAGGCGGTCGCGGCGGGCGGCCGGGACGGCGACACCCAGGACCACGGCTTCATGTACGGCCGCGGCTTCACCGACCTCGACGGCCACCAGTGGGAGATCTTCTGGATGGACCCCGCCGCCGCTGAATGA
- a CDS encoding YbhB/YbcL family Raf kinase inhibitor-like protein, with translation MPNPDTHDYEGALDVRLAYPPNAAGERAAGPRGGGGGEEDDGGLHARSAAFSGHTLIPARFSYDGGNTSPPLQWDDVPPGTREVVVLCEDPDAPGGTFTHWVVTGVPPEVNSFAEGSVPSGAKAGRNGFGEPGWGGPRPPVGDEPHRYFFRVFAVDRPVELPEDATAEDVHAAVRGHVLAKGTLVGLFGR, from the coding sequence ATGCCCAACCCCGACACCCACGACTACGAGGGGGCACTGGACGTCCGGCTCGCCTACCCGCCCAACGCGGCGGGCGAACGGGCGGCCGGACCGCGCGGCGGCGGTGGCGGCGAGGAGGACGACGGCGGTCTGCACGCCCGCAGCGCCGCGTTCAGCGGCCACACCCTGATCCCGGCCCGGTTCTCCTACGACGGCGGCAACACGTCCCCGCCGTTGCAGTGGGACGACGTGCCGCCGGGGACCCGGGAGGTGGTCGTGCTGTGCGAGGACCCGGACGCGCCCGGTGGCACGTTCACGCACTGGGTGGTCACCGGCGTCCCGCCCGAGGTGAACTCCTTCGCCGAGGGCTCCGTGCCGTCGGGCGCCAAGGCCGGGCGCAACGGCTTCGGCGAGCCCGGGTGGGGCGGTCCGCGTCCCCCGGTGGGCGACGAGCCGCACCGGTACTTCTTCCGCGTGTTCGCCGTGGACCGGCCGGTGGAGCTGCCCGAGGACGCGACCGCGGAGGACGTGCACGCGGCGGTGCGCGGTCACGTGCTGGCCAAGGGCACCCTCGTCGGCCTCTTCGGCCGCTAG
- a CDS encoding TetR/AcrR family transcriptional regulator yields the protein MAENVDLLWEPRDRGGRPQRLALTVDRIAAAAIEVADSEGMAAVSMQNVAARLDVTKMALYRHVASKADLVAVMIESAVGDPPDLSPIPGWRARLTRWAELMRETWRRHPWLPAATTGERPTGPREVGWTESAVAALADTGLTGAERMDAVFLLSGHIRNTQSSATAGTQPWTTDKHLREVLHRHRDRFPALFAAATEAATTTDNTPDNGWTFGLTRILDGLSTLIDTRRRPPTHP from the coding sequence GTGGCGGAGAACGTGGACCTGCTGTGGGAGCCGCGCGACCGGGGCGGCCGGCCGCAACGCCTCGCACTCACGGTGGACCGCATCGCCGCCGCCGCCATCGAGGTCGCCGACAGCGAGGGCATGGCGGCCGTGTCGATGCAGAACGTGGCCGCACGCCTGGACGTCACGAAGATGGCGCTCTACCGGCACGTGGCCAGCAAGGCGGACCTGGTCGCCGTGATGATCGAGTCCGCGGTGGGCGACCCGCCGGACCTCTCCCCCATCCCCGGCTGGCGCGCCCGCCTGACCCGGTGGGCCGAACTGATGCGCGAAACCTGGCGCCGCCACCCGTGGCTACCCGCCGCGACGACCGGCGAACGCCCCACCGGCCCCCGCGAGGTCGGCTGGACGGAATCCGCGGTGGCGGCCCTGGCCGACACCGGCCTGACCGGCGCGGAACGCATGGACGCGGTGTTCCTGCTCAGCGGCCACATCCGCAACACCCAGTCCTCGGCAACGGCCGGCACCCAACCCTGGACCACGGACAAACACCTCCGCGAAGTCCTCCACCGCCACCGCGACCGCTTCCCGGCCCTGTTCGCGGCAGCCACGGAAGCCGCCACGACGACCGACAACACCCCCGACAACGGCTGGACCTTCGGCCTGACCCGCATCCTGGACGGCCTGTCCACCCTCATCGACACCCGCCGGCGGCCACCGACCCATCCCTGA
- a CDS encoding FAD-binding oxidoreductase yields the protein MVELRVRVEDLVALVGAEHVLTEDVPARYTQDLWGSDRVGHASVVVKPASAREVAAVLKLCNDHDQPVVVQGGMTGLVSGAVPGPEEVVLSTERLTTVSPVDLAGRTVTAGAGATLADVQDLVAQHGLLLPIDLASKGSATIGGCVATNAGGVNVVGFGMTRQHVRSLEVALVDGTVLTLSTPLVKDNAGMDLKQLFIGSEGLLGVVTSATLGLKPGSLTRTGAFCAVADVDAALTLLNTLQRKLPGAVTAFEVMWEDAYRTVEPSGIRLPLPFGHPLYVLVECRGADPDGDAERLAAAVEGCADVLLDAAVATNAQELAAFWAARERIPAEILRMQPLFGFDVSVPAGSLEKCLDDMRAELRLSWPAVKLLVFGHLGDDNVHIAVITGETTRERKPEVEHIVYRLVTESGGSISAEHGVGFEKRSYLGYTRSAEEIALMGRLKQLFDPRGVLNRDRMIPWGERGTWQSEASASPQG from the coding sequence GTGGTGGAACTACGGGTTCGGGTCGAGGACCTGGTGGCCCTGGTCGGCGCGGAACACGTGCTCACCGAGGACGTACCCGCCCGCTACACGCAGGACCTGTGGGGCAGCGACCGCGTCGGGCACGCGTCCGTGGTCGTGAAACCGGCTTCCGCGCGGGAAGTGGCCGCGGTCTTGAAGCTGTGCAACGACCACGACCAGCCGGTGGTGGTCCAGGGCGGCATGACCGGGCTGGTCAGCGGCGCGGTGCCGGGACCGGAGGAGGTCGTGCTGTCCACCGAACGGCTGACCACCGTGTCCCCGGTCGACCTGGCCGGGCGGACGGTCACCGCGGGCGCGGGCGCGACCCTGGCGGACGTGCAGGACCTGGTGGCACAGCACGGGTTGCTGCTGCCGATCGACCTGGCGTCCAAGGGCAGCGCCACCATCGGCGGGTGCGTGGCGACCAACGCGGGCGGCGTGAACGTGGTCGGTTTCGGCATGACCCGCCAGCACGTGCGGTCGCTGGAGGTCGCGCTGGTCGACGGCACGGTGCTGACCCTGTCCACGCCGCTGGTCAAGGACAACGCGGGCATGGACCTCAAGCAGCTGTTCATCGGCAGCGAGGGCCTGCTGGGCGTGGTCACCTCGGCGACGCTGGGCCTCAAGCCCGGCTCGCTGACCCGCACCGGCGCGTTCTGCGCGGTCGCCGACGTCGACGCGGCCCTGACCCTGCTGAACACGTTGCAGCGCAAGCTGCCCGGCGCGGTCACCGCGTTCGAGGTGATGTGGGAGGACGCCTACCGCACCGTCGAACCGAGCGGCATCCGGCTGCCGCTGCCGTTCGGGCACCCGCTGTACGTGCTGGTGGAGTGCCGGGGCGCGGACCCGGACGGCGACGCCGAGCGCCTGGCGGCGGCCGTGGAGGGCTGCGCGGACGTGCTGCTGGACGCGGCCGTGGCGACCAACGCCCAGGAGCTGGCGGCGTTCTGGGCCGCGCGCGAGCGCATCCCGGCGGAGATCCTGCGCATGCAACCGCTGTTCGGGTTCGACGTCAGCGTGCCCGCCGGGTCGTTGGAGAAGTGCCTGGACGACATGCGGGCCGAGCTGCGCCTGTCCTGGCCCGCCGTGAAGCTGCTGGTGTTCGGCCACCTCGGTGACGACAACGTGCACATCGCGGTCATCACCGGCGAGACCACCCGGGAGCGGAAACCCGAAGTCGAACACATTGTGTATCGTCTCGTCACCGAAAGTGGTGGCTCGATCTCGGCTGAGCACGGTGTGGGGTTCGAGAAGCGCTCGTACCTGGGGTACACGAGGTCCGCGGAGGAGATCGCCCTCATGGGGCGGCTCAAACAGCTCTTCGACCCCCGCGGGGTGCTCAACCGAGATCGCATGATCCCGTGGGGTGAACGAGGTACATGGCAGAGCGAGGCGTCAGCCAGTCCGCAGGGTTAA
- a CDS encoding PadR family transcriptional regulator: MALEHAILVSLDERPGTGYELARRFDKSIGFFWAATHQQIYRTLKRMDELHWVTAEEITQDGRPDKKVYRVSEPGRQELRRWLEEAGEPATIRHDLSVKVRGASLGDPDQVAAEVARHRDQHAERLDVFRAIEKKDFPDPSALHGRRLHQYLVLRGGIRAEQALVEWCDEVLEAMRGDVRRESREDGVR, encoded by the coding sequence ATGGCGTTGGAGCACGCGATCCTGGTCTCCCTGGACGAGCGACCCGGCACCGGCTACGAGCTGGCCCGCCGGTTCGACAAGTCCATCGGCTTCTTCTGGGCCGCCACCCACCAGCAGATCTACCGCACCCTCAAGCGCATGGACGAGCTGCACTGGGTGACCGCCGAAGAAATCACCCAGGACGGCCGCCCGGACAAGAAGGTCTACCGCGTCAGCGAGCCCGGACGGCAGGAGCTGCGCAGGTGGCTGGAGGAAGCGGGCGAACCGGCGACCATCCGGCACGACCTCTCGGTCAAGGTCCGCGGTGCCTCCCTGGGCGACCCGGACCAGGTCGCCGCCGAAGTCGCCCGGCACCGCGACCAGCACGCCGAACGGCTCGACGTGTTCCGCGCCATCGAGAAGAAGGACTTCCCCGACCCGTCCGCCCTGCACGGACGCCGGCTGCACCAGTACCTCGTCCTGCGCGGCGGCATCCGGGCCGAGCAAGCCCTCGTCGAGTGGTGTGACGAGGTGCTGGAGGCCATGCGGGGGGACGTGCGGCGCGAGTCGCGAGAGGACGGAGTGCGATGA